Proteins found in one Quercus robur chromosome 2, dhQueRobu3.1, whole genome shotgun sequence genomic segment:
- the LOC126715062 gene encoding AAA-ATPase ASD, mitochondrial-like, with product MMMMGETWSLVGTSIATTMFFWTMFDNYFPDHLRSSILSYGMKLVSFVYPYINITFNEFIGEDSDEYMDLKRSDAYAAIETYLSGKSSKQARNLKAVVVKDSSQPVQLSMGENEGVTDEFEGVRFFWAVKKNTRRTQSISIYPEIDEKRYYKLTFHKSHRDFVCGTYINHVMQQGKAITVSKRQRKLHTNNPSKNWERYRAQKWSHATFEHPATFDTLAMESKKKEEIINDLIKFSQGKEYYAKIGKAWKRGYLLYGPPGTGKSSMIAAMANHLEYDIYDLELTTVKDNTELRRLLIETTGKSIIVIEDIDCSLDLTGQRKKEKKKANDEEAKDPISKMTKGEEDSNSKVTLSGLLNFIDGLWSAIGGERIIVFTTNYVEKLDAALIRRGRMDKHIELSYCGFEAFKVLAKNYLDVDSHPLFATIGHLLEETNITPADVAENLMPKSMNEDAETCLKKLIEALETAKEEAKKKAEEEALLKAEKEEKEKQEDVKVDGCLAKVKEKCVGVLVKDDEALAKEVKDNGVTT from the exons atgatgatgatgggggAAACATGGTCTCTAGTTGGCACATCGATTGCTACCACTATGTTTTTTTGGACAATGTTTGACAACTATTTCCCTGATCATCTTCGTAGCTCTATCCTTAGTTATGGTATGAAATTGGTGAGTTTCGTGTACCCCTATATCAATATT acgtTCAATGAATTCATTGGCGAAGACAGTGACGAGTACATGGATCTCAAGCGTAGTGATGCCTATGCTGCTATTGAAACATACCTCAGTGGAAAGTCCTCGAAGCAAGCTAGAAATCTTAAAGCAGTAGTTGTCAAAGACAGTAGTCAACCTGTACAACTGAGCATGGGCGAGAACGAAGGGGTTACTGATGAATTTGAAGGGGTCAGGTTTTTCTGGGCTGTCAAGAAAAACACCCGAAGAACACAGTCAATTTCTATCTACCCGGAGATTGACGAGAAGAGGTATTACAAGCTCACTTTCCATAAGTCTCACCGAGATTTTGTCTGTGGGACTTACATCAATCATGTAATGCAACAAGGAAAGGCAATAACGGTGAGCAAGCGACAAAGGAAGCTGCACACTAACAATCCTAGCAAGAATTGGGAAAGGTACAGAGCACAGAAATGGAGCCATGCGACTTTTGAGCACCCAGCAACTTTTGACACTTTGGCCATGGAgtcaaagaaaaaggaggaaatCATCAATGACCTTATTAAGTTCAGCCAGGGAAAAGAGTATTATGCTAAGATTGGCAAGGCCTGGAAGCGTGGCTATCTTCTTTATGGTCCTCCTGGAACTGGTAAGTCTAGCATGATTGCTGCCATGGCAAACCACTTGGAGTACGATATCTATGATCTTGAATTGACAACGGTTAAGGACAACACAGAGCTGAGGAGGCTCTTAATTGAAACCACAGGTAAGTCGATCATTGTGATAGAAGATATTGATTGCTCACTTGATCTTACGGGTCAgcgaaagaaggaaaaaaagaaagcgaATGATGAAGAAGCCAAGGATCCTATTAGTAAAATGACCAAAGGTGAAGAGGATAGCAATAGTAAGGTCACTCTCTCTGGGTTGTTGAATTTTATAGATGGGCTTTGGTCGGCTATTGGAGGAGAGAGGATCATTGTTTTCACAACTAATTATGTGGAAAAGCTTGATGCGGCTCTTATTAGGAGGGGACGTATGGACAAGCACATAGAATTGTCTTATTGTGGCTTTGAAGCATTCAAGGTTCTTGCCAAAAATTACTTGGATGTTGACTCACACCCTTTGTTTGCGACTATTGGCCACTTGTTGGAGGAAACCAATATTACCCCTGCTGATGTTGCTGAGAATTTGATGCCTAAGTCTATGAATGAAGATGCTGAGACATGTTTGAAGAAATTGATTGAAGCTCTTGAGACGGCCAAGGAGGAAGCAAaaaagaaggctgaggaggaggcACTGTTGAAGgcagagaaagaagagaaagagaagcaaGAAGATGTGAAAGTTGATGGGTGTTTAGCTAAGGTGAAAGAGAAATGCGTTGGAGTACTTGTGAAAGATGACGAGGCCTTAGCTAAAGAGGTGAAAGATAATGGTGTCACCACTTGA
- the LOC126703515 gene encoding uncharacterized protein LOC126703515, whose amino-acid sequence MSVARLPAENDGRESKRAKGMASPLLGFSDEDKIGTIQPHNDALVVTLRIGGYDVKRVLVDQGNAMEVMYPDLFKGLKLRPEDLMAYDSPLVSFEGKTVIPRGQIRLPIQIGSNIVEVDFIVVDAYLPYTAIVARPWLHALGTISSTLHQRVKYSSEGRVKEIIGD is encoded by the coding sequence ATGTCAGTGGCCCGACTTCCCGCTGAGAATGATGGCCGTGAGTCGAAGAGAGCCAAAGGGATGGCTTCACCCTTGCTAGGATTCTCAGATGAGGATAAAATTggaactattcaaccccatAACGATGCTCTAGTCGTCACCCTCAGGATTGGGGGATATGACGTCAAGAGGGTGTTAGTCGATCAAGGCAATGCTATGGAGGtgatgtaccccgacctattcAAGGGGCTGAAACTGAGGCCCGAAGACCTGATGGCATACGACTCCCCTTTAGTAAGTTTCGAAGGGAAAACTGTTATTCCGAGAGGCCAGATTAGACTTCCCATACAAATTGGCTCGAACATAGTGGAGGTGGATTTCATAGTGGTGGATGCATATTTGCCCTACACCGCCATTGTGgctagaccttggcttcatgccctaGGGACTATTTCCTCAACCTTGCACCAAAGGGTGAAGTACTCGTCGGAGGGTCGAGTCAAAGAAATAATAGGAGATTAA